In one window of Cryomorphaceae bacterium DNA:
- a CDS encoding T9SS C-terminal target domain-containing protein, which yields MRTILTLFVASILLSTAAYGQGTGIQSIYIIPTNPSEGDSVYLVVEAVLPHSGCSVSSFSVEIDPNDGSITVMANYWIGMLTAECPTTDTLALGVFEAGSYELNFYGGYVDGDFVGTVGTASTSFVVGDPTGINSSEWMFTEVNLFPNPARELLNVSMRIDNPTELNFEIYDVSGKLIATPQSGFKAHGEHLVVVPVSQLPTGLYLLKISSAEHAFTTRFIRE from the coding sequence ATGAGAACAATACTTACACTTTTCGTTGCTTCGATCTTGCTTTCCACAGCGGCATACGGCCAGGGCACGGGCATTCAATCCATCTACATCATTCCAACCAATCCCAGTGAGGGAGATTCGGTGTACCTGGTAGTGGAAGCCGTATTACCCCATTCAGGGTGTTCTGTTTCTTCCTTTTCTGTGGAGATTGACCCTAACGATGGCTCCATCACGGTTATGGCCAACTATTGGATTGGGATGCTCACGGCAGAATGCCCAACAACAGACACCCTGGCACTGGGTGTATTTGAGGCAGGCAGTTACGAGCTCAACTTTTACGGCGGTTATGTTGACGGCGACTTTGTGGGAACCGTCGGGACAGCATCTACCTCATTTGTGGTGGGAGACCCGACCGGCATCAACTCTTCTGAGTGGATGTTTACTGAGGTAAATCTGTTTCCCAATCCGGCCAGGGAATTGTTGAATGTATCGATGCGCATTGACAACCCCACCGAACTCAACTTTGAGATTTACGATGTTTCGGGTAAACTGATTGCCACGCCTCAATCGGGTTTCAAGGCCCACGGAGAACATCTGGTAGTTGTACCTGTATCGCAACTCCCCACTGGGTTGTACCTGTTGAAGATATCATCAGCAGAACACGCATTTACCACAAGGTTTATCAGAGAGTAG